A single genomic interval of Bacillus smithii harbors:
- the pgeF gene encoding peptidoglycan editing factor PgeF, which produces MTEPFRLMNDLYILDSWMKNNSGLVAGFTTRNGGKSSEPFRSMNLAFHVNDNSDDVCENRRILAKKIGFPLQQWVSAEQTHGKNIRRISQNDRGKGALRYEDSIKDTDGFYTEEKGILLTMCYADCVPIYFLAPKQQRIGIVHSGWKGTVQKIAGEMAAKWLSDGIDPTELFAAIGPSICQNCYQVDDRVIQQVDAVLSPNDDIPYVETEKGRYQLDLKALNRTILENAGLPKENILVTSLCTSCHHEFYSHRRDNGKTGRMLGFIGWNKEVSHLESSR; this is translated from the coding sequence ATGACAGAACCTTTTCGTTTAATGAATGACCTCTATATTCTTGACTCCTGGATGAAGAACAATTCCGGCCTCGTAGCCGGATTTACGACGAGAAATGGAGGAAAAAGCAGCGAACCGTTTCGCAGCATGAACTTGGCGTTTCATGTCAATGACAACAGCGACGATGTGTGCGAAAACCGCCGTATATTAGCAAAAAAGATCGGGTTTCCTCTTCAGCAATGGGTAAGCGCAGAACAGACTCATGGAAAAAATATTCGCCGCATCTCGCAAAATGATCGTGGAAAAGGCGCACTTCGTTATGAAGATAGCATAAAGGACACTGACGGTTTTTACACAGAGGAAAAAGGCATTTTGCTTACCATGTGTTATGCTGACTGTGTCCCTATCTATTTTCTTGCCCCTAAACAGCAAAGAATCGGCATTGTTCATTCCGGATGGAAAGGAACCGTGCAAAAAATTGCCGGGGAAATGGCGGCAAAATGGCTGAGTGATGGAATCGATCCGACTGAGCTTTTTGCGGCCATTGGACCTTCTATCTGCCAAAATTGTTATCAAGTGGATGATCGTGTCATTCAACAAGTCGATGCCGTTCTATCTCCTAACGACGACATTCCATATGTTGAAACAGAAAAAGGGCGTTATCAATTGGATTTAAAAGCGTTAAACCGCACTATTTTAGAAAATGCGGGATTGCCAAAAGAAAACATCCTTGTCACCTCATTATGTACAAGCTGTCATCACGAGTTTTATTCTCATCGCCGCGATAATGGAAAGACGGGGAGAATGCTTGGTTTTATCGGATGGAATAAGGAGGTTTCGCATCTTGAGAGTAGCCGATAA
- a CDS encoding YggS family pyridoxal phosphate-dependent enzyme: MRVADKLANIQKQIEEACGRSGRSPEEIQIVAVTKYVSVERAKEALDAGIIHLGENRDDSLLSKWEALKDQPVWHFIGTLQSRKVKNIIDKVSYIHSLDRLSLAKEIDKRANEPISCFVQVNTSGEETKHGLAPEAVEDFVKRLEEFPKIKVVGLMTMAPFTTDELIIRDCFRRLKQLQLEIQNLDLPYAPCTELSMGMSNDFPIAIEEGATFIRIGTALVGE; the protein is encoded by the coding sequence TTGAGAGTAGCCGATAAGCTGGCAAACATACAAAAACAGATTGAAGAAGCATGTGGACGTTCAGGGCGCAGTCCGGAAGAAATTCAAATCGTGGCCGTTACGAAATATGTATCCGTTGAGAGGGCGAAAGAAGCTCTGGATGCAGGGATCATTCATCTTGGCGAGAATCGAGACGATAGTCTTCTTTCCAAGTGGGAAGCATTAAAAGATCAGCCTGTGTGGCATTTTATCGGCACGCTGCAAAGCCGAAAAGTAAAAAACATTATAGATAAAGTTTCCTACATACACTCTTTGGATAGACTGTCGCTCGCTAAAGAGATCGATAAGAGGGCGAATGAACCAATCTCTTGTTTCGTCCAAGTGAATACGTCGGGAGAGGAAACGAAACATGGATTAGCTCCTGAAGCGGTTGAAGATTTTGTTAAGCGATTGGAAGAATTTCCAAAGATTAAGGTGGTCGGTCTCATGACGATGGCCCCGTTTACAACCGATGAGCTCATCATAAGGGACTGTTTCAGACGATTGAAACAATTGCAGTTGGAAATTCAAAATCTCGATTTGCCTTATGCGCCTTGCACGGAACTATCTATGGGCATGAGCAATGATTTTCCCATCGCGATTGAAGAAGGTGCAACTTTTATCAGGATCGGAACAGCTCTTGTAGGTGAATAA
- a CDS encoding cell division protein SepF: protein MGIKSKIKTFFLLDDDYEAVEESEVQEEPKQPSKEAPKRNVVSLQSVQKSSKVILIEPRAFAEAQEIADHLKSHKAVIVNLQRIQHDQAKRIVDFLSGTVYAIGGDIQHLGPKIFLCAPDNVEVSGSISEILSEENMDNSRWL, encoded by the coding sequence ATGGGAATCAAGTCAAAAATTAAAACGTTTTTCCTTTTGGACGATGATTATGAAGCGGTTGAGGAGAGCGAAGTACAGGAAGAGCCGAAACAACCGTCAAAAGAAGCTCCAAAACGAAATGTTGTCAGTTTGCAAAGTGTGCAAAAATCATCTAAAGTGATTTTAATAGAACCGCGTGCTTTTGCTGAAGCTCAAGAAATTGCAGATCATTTAAAAAGTCATAAAGCGGTGATTGTCAATTTACAAAGAATCCAGCATGACCAAGCCAAAAGGATTGTGGATTTTTTGAGCGGAACTGTTTATGCTATTGGTGGAGACATCCAGCATTTAGGACCGAAAATTTTTCTTTGCGCTCCTGACAATGTGGAGGTTTCCGGTTCTATTTCTGAAATATTGTCAGAAGAAAATATGGATAATTCAAGGTGGTTATAA
- a CDS encoding YggT family protein codes for MVFVFNALSWLIEIYSWALIIYILMSWLPGARESGFGQFLAKICEPYLEPFRRIVPPIGMIDFSPIVAFIVLNLATRGLHQLAYWVL; via the coding sequence ATGGTATTCGTTTTTAATGCTTTGTCTTGGCTCATTGAAATCTATTCATGGGCGTTAATTATCTACATTTTGATGTCTTGGTTGCCTGGAGCTAGAGAATCTGGTTTCGGACAGTTTCTTGCTAAAATATGTGAACCTTATTTAGAACCGTTCAGACGCATCGTGCCTCCGATCGGGATGATAGATTTTTCCCCTATTGTGGCGTTCATTGTTTTAAACCTAGCTACTCGGGGACTGCATCAACTTGCCTACTGGGTGTTATAG
- a CDS encoding RNA-binding protein, producing the protein MSSIYQHFRPEEKEFIDDVLESIRQVEEKYAPKLMDFLDPREQQILSSLLGKNTEVNVSFFGGTVQAERKRALLYPPYFSVQQEDFQVALFEILYPQKFVVLNHRDVLGSLMGLGLRREKFGDILAKEGRFQFLVAAEMADFVKLNFRQVGKASVQLEEKKLEEAIESEESWQPVQTTVSSLRLDVMISAYAKLSRQKVQTMIKSGLVKVNWKVVDNPAFLCEEGDVLSVRGKGRCKLLSIDDKTKKEKWRITLGLLK; encoded by the coding sequence ATGTCATCGATTTATCAGCACTTTCGACCGGAGGAAAAGGAATTTATTGACGATGTCCTCGAGTCGATTCGACAGGTCGAAGAAAAATATGCACCAAAATTGATGGATTTTTTAGATCCTCGGGAACAGCAAATTTTGTCTTCATTGCTGGGGAAAAACACCGAGGTTAACGTGTCGTTTTTCGGAGGAACGGTACAGGCGGAACGAAAGAGGGCGCTCCTTTATCCGCCTTACTTTTCTGTACAGCAAGAAGACTTTCAAGTAGCGCTTTTTGAAATTCTCTACCCGCAAAAATTTGTTGTTTTAAATCATCGCGACGTATTAGGAAGTTTAATGGGTCTTGGACTTCGACGCGAAAAATTCGGCGATATTCTAGCTAAAGAAGGGCGTTTTCAGTTTTTAGTTGCTGCGGAAATGGCTGATTTTGTGAAATTAAATTTTCGTCAAGTGGGAAAAGCGTCCGTCCAATTGGAAGAAAAAAAACTAGAAGAAGCGATTGAATCAGAAGAAAGCTGGCAACCGGTTCAAACAACCGTCTCATCGTTGCGTTTAGATGTTATGATTTCCGCTTATGCCAAGCTGTCCCGCCAAAAAGTGCAGACGATGATCAAAAGCGGCTTAGTCAAAGTGAATTGGAAAGTGGTGGACAACCCTGCTTTTCTATGCGAAGAAGGGGATGTTCTCTCCGTGCGTGGAAAAGGAAGGTGCAAGCTGCTGTCGATTGATGATAAAACAAAAAAAGAGAAGTGGCGAATTACATTAGGTCTTTTGAAATAA
- a CDS encoding DivIVA domain-containing protein → MPLTPLDIHNKEFSKGFRGYDEDEVNEFLNQVIKDYELILREKKDLEEQLESLRERLNHYSDIEETLNKSILIAQEAAEDVKRNAQKEAKLIIKEAEKNADRIVNEALSKARKIALDIEELKKQSKVFRTRFKMLVEAQLDLLNNDDWDQLMEFEVDATDLKSLQNEHEE, encoded by the coding sequence ATGCCTTTAACGCCCTTGGACATACATAATAAAGAATTCAGTAAAGGATTTAGAGGCTATGATGAAGATGAAGTCAACGAGTTTCTAAATCAAGTGATTAAAGACTACGAACTGATATTGCGGGAAAAAAAAGATCTGGAAGAACAGCTGGAATCTTTGCGTGAACGTCTGAATCATTATTCAGATATTGAAGAAACGCTCAATAAATCGATTTTGATCGCTCAGGAAGCCGCGGAAGACGTAAAGCGGAATGCTCAAAAAGAAGCTAAGCTAATCATTAAGGAAGCGGAGAAAAATGCGGATCGCATTGTCAATGAAGCTTTATCAAAAGCGAGGAAAATCGCTCTTGACATCGAAGAGCTCAAAAAGCAGTCAAAAGTATTTCGCACTCGTTTTAAAATGCTTGTGGAAGCCCAACTGGATTTGTTAAACAACGACGATTGGGATCAGCTGATGGAATTTGAAGTAGATGCAACCGATCTTAAAAGTCTGCAAAATGAACACGAGGAGTAA
- the ileS gene encoding isoleucine--tRNA ligase: protein MDYKETLLMPKTDFPMRGNLPKREPAIQKKWEEMNIYQKVQKRTEGRPLFVLHDGPPYANGDIHMGHALNKILKDFIVRYKSMSGYHAPYVPGWDTHGLPIEQALTNKGVNRKEMSVAEFRKLCEQYAYEQINNQREQFKRLGVRGDWENPYITLKPEYEAQQIKVFGEMAKKGYLYKGLKPVYWSPSSESALAEAEIEYKDKRSPSIYVAFPVKDGKGVLDSDTSIVIWTTTPWTIPANLGISVHPDINYVVVQVNGHKYVVAEALLEDVSSTLEWNEPSVVKTLKGTELEYVVAKHPLYGRDSLVMLGEHVTTDSGTGCVHTAPGHGEDDFLVGKKYNLDVLSVVDDKGCMTEDAPGFEGLFYDDANKAITKKLEEAGALLKLAFITHSYPHDWRTKKPVIFRATAQWFASIDAFREQLLEAVKETNWVPEWGETRLYNMIRDRGDWCISRQRAWGVPIPVFYAENGEAIITDETIQHVSELFRQYGSNVWFEREAKDLLPEGFTHPGSPNGQFTKETDIMDVWFDSGSSHQAVLLEREELNRPADLYLEGSDQYRGWFNSSLTTAVAVTGKAPYKAVLSHGFALDGEGRKMSKSLGNVVVPAKVMNQYGADILRLWVASVDFQADVRVSDAILKQVSEVYRKIRNTFRFLLGNLADFDPKKDSLSYDNLREVDQYILVKLNHLIKSVHDHYEHYEYSAIYHEINNFCTFDLSSFYLDFAKDILYIEPMNFYERRAIQTVLYECLVSLVKLIAPILAHTADEVWEHIPGVTEESVQLTDMPVYKEIPNSKELEEKWDQFMKLRDDVLKALEEARNEKIIGKSLTAHVKLYVNDETKALLDSIHENLKQLFIVSGFEVAGRLEDAPEHALKLERAAVVVEKAEGETCERCWTVTPEVGSDPEHPTLCPRCADVVKNHYSHLA, encoded by the coding sequence ATGGACTATAAAGAAACACTGTTAATGCCTAAGACGGATTTTCCAATGCGTGGGAATTTACCAAAAAGAGAGCCTGCCATTCAAAAAAAATGGGAAGAAATGAATATTTACCAAAAAGTGCAAAAACGTACGGAAGGACGCCCCCTTTTTGTTTTGCATGACGGCCCTCCTTATGCGAACGGAGATATTCATATGGGGCATGCGCTGAATAAAATTTTAAAGGATTTTATCGTCCGCTATAAATCAATGAGCGGTTATCACGCCCCTTACGTTCCCGGTTGGGATACGCACGGACTTCCGATTGAACAGGCTTTGACGAATAAAGGCGTCAATCGGAAAGAAATGAGCGTGGCCGAATTCCGTAAACTTTGTGAGCAGTACGCTTACGAACAAATTAACAATCAGCGTGAACAATTTAAAAGACTAGGTGTACGAGGCGATTGGGAGAATCCTTATATTACATTAAAGCCGGAGTATGAAGCCCAACAAATTAAAGTTTTTGGTGAAATGGCCAAAAAAGGATACCTTTATAAAGGCCTAAAACCGGTATATTGGTCTCCTTCCAGCGAATCGGCCTTGGCAGAAGCGGAAATCGAATACAAAGACAAAAGATCCCCGTCCATTTATGTTGCTTTTCCTGTGAAGGATGGAAAAGGGGTACTGGATTCGGATACAAGCATCGTCATTTGGACGACCACTCCTTGGACGATACCTGCCAATCTTGGGATTTCGGTTCATCCTGACATTAATTACGTGGTAGTTCAAGTCAATGGCCACAAATATGTGGTGGCGGAAGCTCTGCTTGAAGATGTATCATCTACGCTTGAATGGAATGAGCCAAGTGTAGTGAAAACATTAAAGGGCACAGAACTGGAGTATGTCGTTGCCAAACATCCTTTATACGGACGCGATTCCTTAGTGATGCTGGGAGAGCACGTGACCACGGATTCAGGTACGGGATGTGTTCATACAGCTCCTGGACACGGGGAAGACGATTTCTTGGTCGGGAAAAAATACAATTTGGATGTCTTATCAGTGGTAGATGATAAAGGCTGCATGACAGAAGATGCTCCAGGTTTTGAAGGACTCTTTTACGATGATGCGAATAAAGCCATTACGAAAAAATTGGAAGAAGCAGGCGCACTGTTAAAACTTGCGTTTATTACCCATTCTTATCCACACGATTGGCGTACGAAAAAACCGGTCATTTTTAGAGCCACTGCTCAATGGTTCGCTTCTATCGACGCCTTCAGAGAACAGCTTCTGGAAGCCGTAAAAGAAACGAATTGGGTGCCTGAATGGGGAGAAACTCGTCTTTACAATATGATTCGTGACCGCGGTGATTGGTGTATTTCCCGTCAGCGGGCTTGGGGAGTGCCGATTCCGGTATTTTATGCGGAAAACGGGGAAGCTATTATTACCGATGAAACCATTCAGCATGTTTCGGAATTGTTCCGTCAATACGGTTCCAATGTATGGTTTGAAAGGGAGGCTAAAGATCTTCTTCCGGAAGGATTTACTCATCCTGGCAGCCCGAACGGTCAATTTACAAAAGAAACGGATATTATGGACGTATGGTTTGATTCCGGATCATCGCATCAAGCCGTTTTACTGGAAAGAGAAGAATTGAACCGTCCTGCCGATCTGTACTTGGAAGGTTCCGACCAATACCGCGGCTGGTTTAACTCTTCATTGACAACCGCTGTCGCTGTAACGGGAAAAGCTCCGTACAAAGCCGTTCTTAGCCACGGATTTGCTTTAGACGGTGAAGGACGAAAAATGAGTAAATCGCTTGGCAACGTGGTTGTACCGGCAAAAGTCATGAATCAATACGGCGCTGATATTTTGAGACTTTGGGTAGCTTCTGTTGATTTTCAAGCCGATGTGCGCGTGTCTGATGCGATCTTAAAGCAAGTTTCGGAAGTGTATCGCAAAATCCGCAATACGTTCCGATTCCTTTTAGGAAACCTTGCCGATTTCGATCCGAAAAAAGACTCGCTTTCTTATGACAACCTGCGTGAAGTCGACCAATATATCCTTGTAAAATTAAATCATTTAATTAAAAGTGTTCACGATCATTATGAACATTATGAATACTCGGCGATTTATCACGAAATTAATAACTTTTGCACATTTGATTTAAGTTCGTTCTATCTCGATTTTGCGAAAGACATTCTGTATATTGAACCGATGAACTTCTATGAACGGAGGGCCATTCAGACCGTTTTGTATGAATGTCTCGTTTCCCTCGTCAAATTAATAGCTCCTATTCTGGCGCATACGGCGGATGAAGTGTGGGAACATATTCCGGGTGTAACGGAAGAAAGTGTGCAGTTAACTGACATGCCGGTTTATAAAGAGATTCCTAACAGTAAAGAATTAGAAGAAAAATGGGATCAATTTATGAAACTGCGCGATGATGTTCTTAAAGCGCTAGAAGAGGCGCGGAACGAAAAAATAATTGGAAAATCGCTGACCGCCCACGTCAAACTTTATGTAAACGATGAAACAAAAGCTCTGCTTGATTCCATTCATGAAAACTTAAAACAATTGTTCATCGTGTCGGGATTTGAAGTAGCTGGTCGGTTGGAAGACGCTCCTGAACACGCCTTAAAGCTGGAACGGGCAGCCGTTGTGGTCGAAAAAGCGGAAGGGGAAACATGTGAACGCTGCTGGACAGTGACGCCGGAAGTTGGATCAGATCCGGAACATCCGACTCTTTGCCCGCGCTGTGCGGATGTGGTGAAAAATCATTATTCCCATTTAGCTTAA
- the lspA gene encoding signal peptidase II: MYYFGLAIVVVIIDQWSKWLIVKYMQVGQSIEIVPNLLYLTSHRNKGAAWGMLQGQLWLFYILTVIVVIGIIYYMVKYGKDKTLQSIGFSFILGGAIGNFLDRFFRKEVVDFIHTYIFHYDFPIFNFADSSLTIGVVLLIIALLLEDRRERQKANGTN; this comes from the coding sequence TTGTATTACTTTGGTTTAGCAATTGTGGTGGTGATAATCGATCAATGGTCGAAGTGGTTGATTGTCAAATACATGCAAGTCGGTCAAAGCATAGAGATCGTGCCGAATCTTTTGTACTTAACTTCCCATCGCAATAAAGGAGCAGCATGGGGAATGCTCCAAGGACAGCTATGGCTGTTTTATATCTTAACCGTCATTGTTGTCATTGGCATCATTTATTACATGGTAAAATACGGAAAAGATAAAACGCTTCAATCCATCGGTTTTTCCTTTATTCTCGGGGGAGCGATTGGAAATTTTCTGGACCGTTTTTTCCGGAAAGAAGTCGTCGATTTTATCCATACGTATATTTTCCATTATGATTTTCCAATATTTAATTTCGCCGATTCATCGCTCACCATCGGGGTGGTGCTTTTGATTATTGCTCTGTTATTAGAAGATCGGAGGGAAAGACAGAAAGCGAATGGAACGAATTGA
- a CDS encoding RluA family pseudouridine synthase, whose amino-acid sequence MERIEHIITEEEQHQRIDKVLSQWNEDWSRSQVQEWIKEGRVTVNGATVKANYKCEADDRIVVSVPEPEVLEITPEKMDLDIYYEDRDVIVVNKPRGMVVHPAPGHLSGTLVNGLMAHCKDLSGINGVLRPGIVHRIDKDTSGLLMAAKNDYAHEKLSQQLSNKTVTRKYKAIVHGMIPHDVGTIDAPIGRDPKDRQKMAVVDNGKHAVTHFRVLERFSQYSLIECELETGRTHQIRVHMKYIGHPLAGDPKYGPKKTLNIEGQALHAEVLGFIHPRTEEYLEFKAPLPDDFSRILTFLRLEG is encoded by the coding sequence ATGGAACGAATTGAACATATCATCACAGAAGAGGAACAGCATCAACGAATTGATAAAGTTCTTAGTCAATGGAACGAAGATTGGTCACGGAGTCAAGTTCAAGAATGGATTAAAGAAGGACGTGTAACAGTCAATGGAGCGACTGTGAAAGCAAATTATAAATGTGAGGCAGATGACCGTATTGTTGTTAGCGTTCCGGAACCGGAAGTACTGGAAATCACACCGGAAAAAATGGACTTGGACATTTACTATGAAGATCGAGATGTCATCGTTGTCAATAAACCGCGTGGAATGGTGGTTCATCCGGCTCCAGGGCATCTGTCAGGCACTCTTGTCAATGGGTTGATGGCTCACTGCAAAGACTTGTCAGGCATCAACGGCGTTCTAAGGCCTGGAATTGTTCATCGCATTGATAAAGATACTTCCGGATTATTGATGGCGGCTAAAAATGATTATGCTCATGAAAAGCTTTCTCAGCAGCTTTCTAATAAAACGGTTACAAGAAAATACAAAGCCATCGTTCACGGCATGATTCCACATGATGTTGGAACGATTGATGCTCCCATTGGCAGAGACCCAAAAGACAGGCAAAAAATGGCGGTTGTCGATAACGGCAAACATGCGGTCACTCATTTTCGAGTTTTGGAACGTTTTAGTCAATATAGTTTAATTGAATGTGAGTTGGAAACGGGAAGGACTCATCAAATCCGCGTTCATATGAAATACATCGGTCATCCTTTAGCCGGAGATCCGAAGTATGGCCCCAAAAAAACATTAAATATTGAAGGACAAGCTTTACATGCTGAGGTACTTGGCTTCATTCATCCGAGAACGGAAGAATATTTAGAGTTTAAAGCGCCATTACCGGATGATTTTTCTCGAATTCTGACTTTTTTGCGATTGGAAGGTTGA
- the pyrR gene encoding bifunctional pyr operon transcriptional regulator/uracil phosphoribosyltransferase PyrR codes for MSPMQKAMVLDQPAIRRSLTRIAHEIIEKNKGIHNCLLVGIRTRGIYLANRLAKKIEEIEGQSVPVGELDITLYRDDLTYKSNRKEPQVKGSDIPTDVTDRKVILVDDVLFTGRTVRAAMDALMDMGRPAQIQLAVLVDRGHRELPIRADYVGKNIPTSIHEKIVVELEEVDQHERVTIHERIEN; via the coding sequence GTGAGTCCGATGCAAAAAGCGATGGTGCTTGATCAGCCTGCCATACGCAGGTCCTTGACTCGAATTGCCCATGAAATTATCGAAAAAAATAAAGGTATTCATAATTGCTTGCTTGTCGGCATCCGGACGAGAGGCATTTATCTCGCAAACAGACTAGCAAAAAAAATCGAGGAAATCGAGGGACAGAGTGTTCCGGTCGGAGAGCTGGACATCACTTTATATCGAGATGATCTCACGTATAAATCTAATCGTAAGGAGCCACAGGTAAAAGGGTCGGATATTCCGACAGATGTCACTGATCGTAAAGTGATATTAGTAGACGATGTTCTTTTTACGGGAAGAACAGTGAGAGCAGCGATGGACGCTTTAATGGATATGGGGCGTCCTGCTCAGATTCAACTGGCGGTTCTTGTGGACAGAGGACATAGGGAATTGCCCATTCGAGCGGATTATGTCGGAAAGAACATACCTACCTCCATTCATGAAAAAATTGTAGTAGAGCTGGAGGAGGTAGATCAACACGAGAGAGTAACGATCCATGAACGGATTGAAAACTAA